From the Oryza glaberrima chromosome 5, OglaRS2, whole genome shotgun sequence genome, one window contains:
- the LOC127774917 gene encoding benzyl alcohol O-benzoyltransferase-like yields the protein MAGAPTSLGFSVRRRERELVAPARPTPYEFKMLSDIDDQDILRFNRSGISFYRHNPNQDGVDPVTVIRAALSEALVHFYPLAGRLRELRPTRKLVVECTGEGVVFVEADASFRMDDLGDGTSTSSPLLAPPVPCYDMLLCEAESPTADVVDRPLLFVQVTRLACGGFVFGMHICHCMADGSGMVQFLTAVTEFARGVPGAPTVPPVWEREALTTRSWPPTVTRDHVEYAPLPVDDDDDDVLLSLSPSTNAYAHHVFFFGDREIAALRSQVVAACSRFDLVGAFMWRCRTAALRHGRGDVVRLNMFVNARVRNRPVPRGYYGNAIVFASASAPAGELCGRPLGHALRLLVEAKARAWEDGYVQSVASFNAARRRPAFPKGARTYLISDMTRAGMTDIDFGWGKPVYGGPATTMLATFHLQGRNEAGEAGIVVPIRLPSPVMERLIQEVDKGLNAGAAAVLDDAKARVVPDEGYVLAKL from the coding sequence ATGGCCGGAGCACCGACGAGCTTAGGGTTCTCCGTCAGGCGCCGCGAGCGCGAGctggtggcgccggcgagaccGACGCCGTACGAGTTCAAGATGCTGTCGGACATCGACGACCAGGACATCCTCCGCTTCAACCGCTCCGGCATCAGCTTCTACCGCCACAACCCCAACCAGGACGGCGTCGATCCTGTCACGGTGATCAGGGCGGCGCTCTCTGAGGCGCTCGTACACTTCTacccgctcgccggccggctcCGCGAGCTGCGGCCCACCAGGAAGCTCGTGGTGGAGTGCACCGGCGAGGGCGTCGTGTTCGTCGAGGCCGACGCCAGCTTCCGCATGGATGACCTCGGGGACGGcacgtcgacgtcgtcgccgctgcttgCGCCGCCGGTGCCGTGCTACGACATGCTGCTGTGCGAGGCGGAGAGCCCGACGGCGGATGTCGTCGACCGCCCCCTGCTGTTTGTTCAGGTGACTCGGCTGGCGTGCGGCGGCTTCGTGTTCGGGATGCACATATGCCACTGCATGGCGGACGGCTCCGGGATGGTGCAGTTCCTGACGGCGGTGACCGAGTTCGCCCGTGGCGTGCCGGGCGCCCCGACGGTGCCGCCGGTGTGGGAGCGCGAGGCGCTCACCACCCGATCGTGGCCGCCGACCGTCACGCGCGACCACGTGGAGTACGCGCCCCTgcccgtcgacgacgacgacgacgacgtgctgctctccctctccccgtcgaCCAACGCGTACGCGCACCACGTCTTCTTCTTCGGAGATCGCGAGATCGCGGCGCTCCGGTCGCAGGTAGTGGCGGCCTGCTCGCGGTTCGACCTGGTGGGCGCGTTCATGTGGCGGTGCCGCACCGCCGCGCTGCGGCACGGCCGGGGCGACGTCGTCCGCCTGAACATGTTCGTGAACGCCCGCGTGAGGAACCGGCCCGTGCCAAGGGGCTACTACGGCAACGCGATCGTGTTCGCCagcgcgtcggcgccggcgggggagcTGTGCGGGAGGCCACTCGGCCACGCGCTGCGGCTGCTCGTGGAGGCGAAGGCGCGGGCGTGGGAGGACGGGTACGTGCAGTCGGTGGCCAGCTTCAACGCTGCTCGCCGGAGGCCGGCGTTCCCCAAGGGCGCCAGGACCTACCTCATCTCGGACATGACGCGGGCAGGGATGACGGACATCGACTTCGGCTGGGGAAAGCCGGTGTACGgagggccggcgacgacgatgctGGCCACGTTTCACCTCCAGGGGAGGAACGAGGCTGGCGAGGCAGGCATCGTGGTGCCCATAAGGTTGCCCAGTCCGGTGATGGAGAGGCTAATCCAGGAGGTGGACAAGGGGCTCAATGCCGGAGCTGCTGCCGTGCTAGACGACGCAAAAGCAAGGGTGGTGCCTGATGAAGGCTACGTTCTAGCAAAATTGTAG